ATCGTCAACCTCGACGACCCGGCCGGGCAGCGGCTGGTTGCGCACCTGCGCGCCAAATTCCCCGCGCTGGCGGTCACCGGCTATACGCTGGGCGACGCCGCCGCGCAACCGGCCATCGACGGCGTGGGCATGCTGCGCGCCGCCAACCTGCGCAGCCGTCCGGCGGGCACCGAATTTGTCGTCGACACCCCGCTCGGAAGCGCCACCGTCAAGTCGCACCTGGTCGGCCACTTCAATGTCAGCAATGCGCTGGCGGTGCTCGGCGCGCTGCTGGCCAAGGGCGTGGCGCTCAAGGCCGCGGTGGATGCCGTCGAAGCGCTGCAGCCGGCCCCCGGCCGCATGCAGCAGATCGGCGGTCAGGACGCGCCCATGGTGGTGATCGATTATGCACACACGCCGGACGCGCTGGAAAAAACGCTGCAGGCACTGCGCCAGGTAGCCACCGAGCGCGGCGGCCAGTTGTGGTGCGTGTTCGGCTGCGGTGGCGACCGCGATCCGGGCAAGCGCCCACAGATGGGCGCCATTGCACAAGCGGCCGACCAGGTGGTGGTTACCAGCGACAACCCACGCAGCGAAGAGCCAGGCGGCATCATCGCCCAGATCGTCGCCGGCATGGACAAGGACCATGGCGGCAGCTGGCAGGCGGTCGAAGACCGCGCTACCGCCATCCTGGTGGCGGTGAAGAACGCCGGCAAGCAGGACGTGATCCTGCTGGCAGGGAAGGGCCACGAGCCCTACCAGGAAATCAAGGGCAGGAAAATGCCGTTCTCCGATCTCGATCACGCTACGCTCGCCCTGAGCGCGCGGATGACCATGATGAGGACTCACTGATGGGTATCCAGATGCAGGGTACGCAGATGCGCGCGTCGCTGGCACAACTTGCCGCGTGCATCCCCGGCGCGCGGCTGGTGGGTGCGGATGCCGCCGTCGAGGGCGTCTCGACCGACAGCCGCAGCGCGCCGGCCGGCGCCCTGTTCGTCGCGCTCAAGGGCGAGACCTTCGACGCGCATGGTTTCCTGGACCAGGTCGCCGGCCGCGGCGTGGCCGCGGTCGTGGTGCATGCGCTTCCCGACGGCTGGACCCTGCCTGCCATCGTGGTGCCCGATACCCTGGTGGCGCTGGGCCGGATCGCCAATTTCTGGCGCGCCAGGCATGCCATTGCCGTGATCGGCGTGACCGGCTCGAACGGCAAGACCACGGTCAAGGAAATGATCGCTTCGATCCTCGCCGCCGCGTTTGGCGAGGACGCGCGCCTGGCGACGCAGGGCAACCTGAATAACGAGATCGGGGTGCCATTGACGCTGCTGCGCCTGGGTAGCCAGCACCGCGCGGCCGTGATCGAGATGGGCATGAACCATCCGGGCGAGATTGGCCGCCTGGCCGCGATTGCACAGCCTACGGTGGCCATGGTCAACAACGCCCAGCGCGAGCACCAGGAATTCATGCACACCGTGGAAGCGGTGGCGCGCGAAAACGGTTCCGTGCTGCAGGCCCTGCCGCCCGACGGCGTGGCGGTGTTCCCGGGTGACGACACCTATACTGACCTGTGGCGCGAGATGGCGCAGTGCTCCACCCTGACTTTTGGCCTGAGCCCGGCGTGCGACGTGCGGGCAAGTTTCGTCGCGACCGGTTTCGGCAACGAACTGACCGTGACCGCAGGCGGCGCCCGCTACACGCTGGCGCTGGCCGCAGCCGGCGAACACAACGTGCGCAATGCGCTCGCCGCATTCGCCAGCACCCTGGCCGCCGGCATCCCGGCCGAGGCCATCGTGCGCGGCCTGGAAGCGTTCGCGCCGGTGGGGGGGCGCCTGCAGCGCAAGCAGGCCGCGGGCGGCGCCACCGTGATCGACGATACCTACAACGCCAACCCGGATTCGATGCGCGCCGCGATCGACGTGCTGGCAGCCTGCCCGGCCCCGCGCATCCTGGTGGCGGGCGACATGGGCGAAGTCGGCACGCAAGGCAGGGAGTTTCACGAAGAAGTCGCTGCCTATGCGAAGCAGCAGGGCATCGAGACCGTGCTCGCCACTGGCGAACTGGCGCGTTTCATGAGCGCATCGGGAGCACGGCATTACGAACAGTTCGACGAATTATTGGCAGCACTGGATGCAATCCTGGGCGGCAACGCTGGTGCCAAGAGCGAGGCGACTGTGCTGGTGAAGGGCTCGCGTTTCATGAAGATGGAACGCGTGGTCCTGCACCTGACCGGACACACTACTACTGGCAAGGACGCCCACTAATATGCTTCTCTGGCTCGCCCAATACTTCCAGGACTATATCGGTCCGCTGCGCGTATTCAACTACATTACCTTCCGTGCGGTGTTCGCCACCATCACCGCCATCGCCATCGGCCTGATCTGCGGTCCGGCCGTGATCCGCAAGCTCACCGAGCTCAAGGTTGGCCAGGCGGTGCGCACCTACGGCCCGCAGACCCACCTGGCCAAGCATGGCACCCCGACCATGGGCGGCGTACTGGTGCTGATCTCGATCGGCATCTCCACCTTGCTGTGGTGCGACCTGTCGAACCGCCTGATCTGGCCAGTGCTGGTCGTGACCATGGGCTTCGGCGCGGTCGGCTGGGTCGACGATTACCGCAAGGTGGTCTACAAGGATCCGGAAGGCATGCCTTCGCGCGAAAAATACTTCTGGATGTCGCTGGTCGGCATCGCCTCGGCGCTGTATCTGGCGTTCTCGGTGTCGGCCGCGAACCCGTGGGAAGTGCTGCAACTGTTCTACGCCTGGGTGCAGTCGGGCTTCTCGATGACCCTGCCCCCCAAGGCCGACCTGATCGTCCCGTTCTTCAAGTCGATCAGCTATCCGCTGGGCGTGTGGGGCTTCATCGCGCTGACTTATTGCGTGATCGTCGGTTCCAGCAATGCGGTCAATTTCACCGACGGCCTCGATGGCCTGGCAATCATGCCGACCGTGATGGTCGGTGGCGCCCTTGGCCTGTTCGCCTACCTGACCGGTAGCGCGACGTTCTCGAAATACCTGTTGATCCCCTACATCCCGGGCGCCGGCGAACTGCTGATCTTCTGCGGCGCGATGGCGGGCGCGGGACTGGCCTTTCTCTGGTATAACGCGCACCCGGCGCAGATGTTCATGGGCGACGTCGGTGCGCTGGCGCTGGGCGGCGCGCTCGGCACCATCGCCGTCATCGTGCGCCAGGAAATCGTCCTGTTCATCATGGGCGGCGTGTTCGTGGCCGAAACCCTGTCGGTGATCATCCAGGTGACCTGGTTCAAGTACACCAAGCGCCGCTACGGGCTTGGCCGCCGCGTGTTCCTGATGGCGCCGCTGCACCACCATTTCGAACAAAAAGGCTGGAAAGAGACCAAGGTCGTGGTCCGTTTCTGGATCGTGACCATGATGCTGGTCCTGGTCGGCCTGTCTACCCTGAAGCTGCGCTGAAGAATGAACTACCACGGTAAATCGGCACTCATCCTGGGTCTGGGCGAATCCGGGCTGGCGATGGCGCAATGGCTGGCGCGCGCTGGCGCGCGCGTGCGCGTGGCCGACACGCGCGCCGAGCCGCAGCGCCTGGCGGCCCTGCGCCAGGCCGTGCCGGATGCCGAATTCGCCGGCGGCGAATTTACCGCGGCCTTGCTCGACGGCGTCGACTTCGTTGCCGTCAGCCCGGGGCTGGCCCCAGGCCGCGAGCTGGCCGCGCTTGTGCCGGCCGCGGACGAACGCCAGATCCCGGTGTGGGGCGAGATCGAACTGTTCGCGCAGGCGCTGGCGCAGCTGCGCCTCGAGCGCGGCTACGCGCCCAAGGTCATCGCCATCACCGGCACCAATGGCAAGACCACCGTTACCAGCCTGACCGGTTTGCTGTGCCGCCGCGCGGGCCTGTCCACGCGCGTGGCCGGCAACATCAGCCCGGCCGCGCTGGACGTGCTCAGGGAAAGCCTCGACCAGGACAATTTGCCGCAGGCCTGGGTACTGGAGCTGTCGAGCTTCCAGCTGCACACGACCTTCAGCCTGCAGGCCGATGCCGCCACCGTGCTGAATCTCTCCCAGGACCACCTCGACTGGCACGGCAGCATGGATGCCTATGCGTCTGACAAGGCGCGCATCTTCGGGGCCGATACCGTGCGCGTACTCAACCGCGACGACGCCCACGTGATGCGCATGGCCAAGCCTGGCGCGCCGGCCTTTACCTTTGGCACCGGCGAGCCGGTCGAGGCAAACAGCTTCGGCCTGCTCGGCGAGCGCGGCGTGCTGTGGCTGGCCAATGCCGTCGAGAGCGGCGACGAGCCGCTTCGCAAACTGAAAAAGGGCGAGGCGGCGGCGCCCATGGACATCACGGTCAGCCGCCTGATGCCGGCCGACGCGCTCAAGATTCGCGGCTTGCACAATGCCTCGAACGCACTGGCCGCGCTGGCGCTGTGCCGTGCCTGCGGCCTGCCGCTGGCGCCGCTGCTGCACGGCTTGCGAGAATATACGGGCGAACCGCACCGCGTCGAACTGGTCGCATCCATCGACGGCGTCGACTACTACGACGACAGCAAGGGCACCAACGTCGGCGCCACCGTTGCCGCGCTCGATGGCCTGGGCCAGGCCTTTGCCGGCCAGGACCAGCAGATCGTCCTGATTGCCGGTGGCGACGGCAAGGGCCAGGACTTCGCGCCCTTGGCGCTGCCCGCGTCGCGCCACGTACGCGCCGTGCTGCTGATCGGCCGCGATGCGCCAAGCCTGCGCGCCGCCATCGAGCCGACCGGGGTGCCGGTATTCGACTTGCCGGGCTTGCCGCAAGCCGTGCTCAGGGCCAGCGGCCTGGCGCGTCCGGGCGACTGCGTGCTGCTGTCCCCGGCCTGCGCCAGTCTCGACATGTTCGACAACTATGCGCACCGCGCGCAGGTGTTCGTCGATGCCGTGCGCGACATCGCCCTGGAAAAAGGCCAGGACATCTGATGGCCTTCCAGCTTCCATTCAAGTTTTCGGGTTCTGCCAGCGACGCCTCGATCGAGGCGCGCAGCCGGCCATCGAAGATGATGGACTACGACCAGCCGCTGGTCTGGGTCACCGTGCTCTTGATGCTGTTCGGCCTGGTGATGGTGTATTCGGCCTCGATCGCGCTGCCGGACTCGCCGAAATTCGCCTACCTGGGCGACAAGAACGAATTCTTCCTGTATCGCCAGGCGATGTACATCGCGGTATCGATGGCGGCGGCGGCGGTGGCCTTCCAGGTGCCGGTCGCGGTATGGCAGAAATATGCCCCGATGCTGTTCATCGCCACCTTGTTCTTGCTGACGCTGGTGCTGATTCCGGGCATCGGCGTGTCGGTCAATGGTGCGCGCCGCTGGCTGCCGCTGAAGATCATGAACCTGCAGCCGTCCGAAATCATGAAGATCGCCGCCGTCCTGTACGCCGCCGACTTCACGGTACGCAAGCAGGAATACATGCACAAGCTGACCAAGGGCTTCCTGCCGATGATGGTGGCGATCGGCCTGGTGGGCGGCCTGCTGCTGCTCGAGCCAGACCTTGGCGCCTTCGGCGTGATCGTCTGCATCGCCATGGGCATCCTGTTCCTGGGCGGAATCAACATCGTCTGGTTCGGCGGCATCGGCGCGCTGCTGGTGCTGATCTTCACCACCATCATCGCGCTCTCGCCCTTCCGCCGCGCCCGCATGTTCGCCTACCTCGACCCGTGGGAGAAGGGCAATGCGCTCGACAAGGCCTATCAGTTGACCCATTCGCTGATCGCCTTCGGGCGCGGCGAGTTCTTCGGGGTGGGCCTGGGCGGCAGCGTCGAGAAGCTGTTCTACCTGCCCGAAGCGCACACCGACTTCATCATGGCGGTGATCGGCGAAGAACTGGGCCTGGCTGGCGTGCTGGTGGTGATCGCGATGTTCTACTGGCTGGTCAAGCGCGCCTTTGACATTGGCCGCCAGGCGATCGCGCTCGACCAGATCTTCGCCGGCCTGGTTGCGAAAGGCATCGGCATCTGGATCGGCGTGCAGACCTTCATCAACATGGGTGTGAACCTGGGCCTGCTGCCGACCAAGGGCCTGACCCTTCCCTTGATGAGCTTTGGCGGTTCGGGCGTGCTGTTCAACTGTGTCGGCCTGGCGATCCTGCTGCGCATCGACTACGAGAACCGCGTGCGCATGCGGGGAGGTCGGGCATGACGCAAGCTACACCGAAACGCCTGATGATCATGGCGGCCGGCACGGGCGGCCACATCTTCCCCGGCATCGCGATTGCGCAGACCATGCGCGCGCGCGGCTGGGAAGTCAGCTGGCTGGGCACCGCGCACGGCATGGAAGCCGAGCTGGTGCCGAAAGCCGGCATTCCGATGGACACCATCGATTTCGCCGGCCTGCGCGGCAAGGGACTCAAGCACACCATCACGGGCGCCTTCAAGATGGCCGCCAGCTTTGCCACCTGCCGCCGCATCCTGGGCCAGCGTGCGCCGAACGTGGTGCTGGGCATGGGCGGCTATGTGACGGTGCCCGGCGGGATCATGGCGCGCGCGCGCGGCGTGCCGCTGGCGCTGGTCAATGCCGATGCCGCGCTGCTGCTGTCGAACAAGACCCTGGCCCCGCTCGCGCAGCGCGTGCTGTTCGGCTTCCCGGCCGATTTCGGCGGGGCGGCGAACAAGGCGGTGGTCACCGGCAACCCGGTGCGCCAGCAGATCCTCGACCTGGCGGCGCCCGCCGAACGCTTCGCGGGCCGCAGCGGTCCGCTGCGTATCCTGGTCGTTGGCGGCAGCCTCGGCGCCAAGGTTTTGAACGACAGCGTGCCGGCGGCGCTGGCCCTGATCGACCCGGCCCTGCAGCCGGCAGTGCGCCCGATCGTGACCCACCAGTCGGGCAAGAAGAATATCGACGCGCTGCGCGCGGCGTATGCCCAAGCCGGTGTCGAGGCCACGGTCGTCGATTTCATCGACGACATGGCAGCGGCCTATGCGCAAGCCGACCTGGTGATCTGCCGCGCCGGCGCGATTACCGTCTCTGAGCTGACCGCAGCCGGCGTGGCCAGCGTACTGGTGCCGTTTGTCGCCAGCACCACCAGTCACCAGCGCGACAACGCGCTCTGGATGGCAGGGCAGAAGGCGGCCGTCTACCTGCCGCAGGGCGAACTCAATGCGCAGCGCCTGGCAAGCCTGCTGCAGAACACCACGCGCGCCGATTGCCTGGAAATGGCGCAGGCGGCGGCAAAGGTGGGCAAGCGCGACGCCAACGAAGCGATCGCACAAGTATTAGAGCAACTGGCTGGACAGGCAAACAACCATGAAACATAAGATCAAGAACATCCATTTCGTCGGCATCGGCGGCAGCGGCATGAGCGGCATCGCCGAAGTGCTGGTCAATCTCGGCTATAACGTATCGGGCTCCGACCTGGCGAGCAACGCCGCCAGCCAGCGCCTGGCCGAACTGGGCGCGCGCGTCTTTATCGGCCATTCGGCCGAGCACGTGAGCGGCGCCGACGTGGTGGTGACCTCGACCGCCGTCAACGACACCAATCCCGAGGTAGTCGCGGCGCGCGCCGCCAAGGTGCCGCTAGTGCCGCGCGCGATCATGCTCGGCGAACTGATGCGCCTCAAGCGCGGCATCGCCATTGCCGGCACCCATGGCAAGACCACCACCACCAGCCTGGTCGCCTCGGTGCTGGCTCAGGGTGGCATGGACCCGACTTTCGTCATCGGCGGCAAGCTGACCGCCGCCGGCGCCAATGCCAAGCTGGGGCAGGGCGACTACATCGTGGCCGAAGCCGACGAGTCGGACGCGTCTTTCCTGAACCTGTCGCCGATGATCGAGGTGATCACCAACATCGACGCCGACCACATGGAGACCTACGAGCACGATTTCGAAAAGCTCAAGGCCGCCTTCGTGCACTTTACTCACCGCCTGCCGTTCTACGGCCGCGTGATGCTGTGCATCGACGACCAGCACGTGCGCTCGATCCTGCCGCAGGTGACCAAGCCGGTGACTACCTACGGCTTTTCGAGCGACGCCGAAGTGCGCGCCTTCGATGCCTACGCCGAGGGCGTGCACATGCACTTCACGGTGCGCCAGCAAGGCTACCCCGACACCAAGTTCGTGCTGAACCAGCCGGGCATGCATAATGTGCTCAACGCCTGCTCGGCGATCGCGATCGCGCGCGAAATCGGCATCGACGACGCTGCCACCGCCCAGGGCCTGCTGGAATTTCGCGGCGTCGGACGCCGATTCACCCGCTACGGCGAAGTGGACTTGCCAGGCGGCGGCAGCTTTACCCTGGTCGACGATTTCG
Above is a genomic segment from Massilia sp. H6 containing:
- the murF gene encoding UDP-N-acetylmuramoyl-tripeptide--D-alanyl-D-alanine ligase, whose translation is MRASLAQLAACIPGARLVGADAAVEGVSTDSRSAPAGALFVALKGETFDAHGFLDQVAGRGVAAVVVHALPDGWTLPAIVVPDTLVALGRIANFWRARHAIAVIGVTGSNGKTTVKEMIASILAAAFGEDARLATQGNLNNEIGVPLTLLRLGSQHRAAVIEMGMNHPGEIGRLAAIAQPTVAMVNNAQREHQEFMHTVEAVARENGSVLQALPPDGVAVFPGDDTYTDLWREMAQCSTLTFGLSPACDVRASFVATGFGNELTVTAGGARYTLALAAAGEHNVRNALAAFASTLAAGIPAEAIVRGLEAFAPVGGRLQRKQAAGGATVIDDTYNANPDSMRAAIDVLAACPAPRILVAGDMGEVGTQGREFHEEVAAYAKQQGIETVLATGELARFMSASGARHYEQFDELLAALDAILGGNAGAKSEATVLVKGSRFMKMERVVLHLTGHTTTGKDAH
- the mraY gene encoding phospho-N-acetylmuramoyl-pentapeptide-transferase; the encoded protein is MLLWLAQYFQDYIGPLRVFNYITFRAVFATITAIAIGLICGPAVIRKLTELKVGQAVRTYGPQTHLAKHGTPTMGGVLVLISIGISTLLWCDLSNRLIWPVLVVTMGFGAVGWVDDYRKVVYKDPEGMPSREKYFWMSLVGIASALYLAFSVSAANPWEVLQLFYAWVQSGFSMTLPPKADLIVPFFKSISYPLGVWGFIALTYCVIVGSSNAVNFTDGLDGLAIMPTVMVGGALGLFAYLTGSATFSKYLLIPYIPGAGELLIFCGAMAGAGLAFLWYNAHPAQMFMGDVGALALGGALGTIAVIVRQEIVLFIMGGVFVAETLSVIIQVTWFKYTKRRYGLGRRVFLMAPLHHHFEQKGWKETKVVVRFWIVTMMLVLVGLSTLKLR
- the ftsW gene encoding putative lipid II flippase FtsW is translated as MAFQLPFKFSGSASDASIEARSRPSKMMDYDQPLVWVTVLLMLFGLVMVYSASIALPDSPKFAYLGDKNEFFLYRQAMYIAVSMAAAAVAFQVPVAVWQKYAPMLFIATLFLLTLVLIPGIGVSVNGARRWLPLKIMNLQPSEIMKIAAVLYAADFTVRKQEYMHKLTKGFLPMMVAIGLVGGLLLLEPDLGAFGVIVCIAMGILFLGGINIVWFGGIGALLVLIFTTIIALSPFRRARMFAYLDPWEKGNALDKAYQLTHSLIAFGRGEFFGVGLGGSVEKLFYLPEAHTDFIMAVIGEELGLAGVLVVIAMFYWLVKRAFDIGRQAIALDQIFAGLVAKGIGIWIGVQTFINMGVNLGLLPTKGLTLPLMSFGGSGVLFNCVGLAILLRIDYENRVRMRGGRA
- the murC gene encoding UDP-N-acetylmuramate--L-alanine ligase — encoded protein: MKHKIKNIHFVGIGGSGMSGIAEVLVNLGYNVSGSDLASNAASQRLAELGARVFIGHSAEHVSGADVVVTSTAVNDTNPEVVAARAAKVPLVPRAIMLGELMRLKRGIAIAGTHGKTTTTSLVASVLAQGGMDPTFVIGGKLTAAGANAKLGQGDYIVAEADESDASFLNLSPMIEVITNIDADHMETYEHDFEKLKAAFVHFTHRLPFYGRVMLCIDDQHVRSILPQVTKPVTTYGFSSDAEVRAFDAYAEGVHMHFTVRQQGYPDTKFVLNQPGMHNVLNACSAIAIAREIGIDDAATAQGLLEFRGVGRRFTRYGEVDLPGGGSFTLVDDFGHHPVETEVTLAAARAAYPGRRLVLAFQPHRYSRTRDLFEDFVKVLATPDVLLLAEVYPAGEAPIVAADGRALARALRTGGKTEPIFVETIAEMPAAILNAARDGDVVLTMGAGSISGIPHQLTNAKASS
- the murD gene encoding UDP-N-acetylmuramoyl-L-alanine--D-glutamate ligase, which produces MNYHGKSALILGLGESGLAMAQWLARAGARVRVADTRAEPQRLAALRQAVPDAEFAGGEFTAALLDGVDFVAVSPGLAPGRELAALVPAADERQIPVWGEIELFAQALAQLRLERGYAPKVIAITGTNGKTTVTSLTGLLCRRAGLSTRVAGNISPAALDVLRESLDQDNLPQAWVLELSSFQLHTTFSLQADAATVLNLSQDHLDWHGSMDAYASDKARIFGADTVRVLNRDDAHVMRMAKPGAPAFTFGTGEPVEANSFGLLGERGVLWLANAVESGDEPLRKLKKGEAAAPMDITVSRLMPADALKIRGLHNASNALAALALCRACGLPLAPLLHGLREYTGEPHRVELVASIDGVDYYDDSKGTNVGATVAALDGLGQAFAGQDQQIVLIAGGDGKGQDFAPLALPASRHVRAVLLIGRDAPSLRAAIEPTGVPVFDLPGLPQAVLRASGLARPGDCVLLSPACASLDMFDNYAHRAQVFVDAVRDIALEKGQDI
- a CDS encoding UDP-N-acetylmuramoyl-L-alanyl-D-glutamate--2,6-diaminopimelate ligase; translation: MASCLNDISQWILAAAPGARLVSDSRRVAPGDVFFAYPGEGADGRDYIGAAIAAGAAAVVHEADGHAWNEAHALPHLAVAGLRQQAGPIAHAVLQQPDAAMFTVAVTGTNGKTSCAVWLGQALARLGETAAMIGTLGVGIAKGRAEPRFDATGYTTPDAVLLAQTLAELRAQGATALAIEASSIGLVQGRMSGMHVDAAIFTNLTRDHLDFHGDMERYEAAKLMLFEWNGLKSAIVNLDDPAGQRLVAHLRAKFPALAVTGYTLGDAAAQPAIDGVGMLRAANLRSRPAGTEFVVDTPLGSATVKSHLVGHFNVSNALAVLGALLAKGVALKAAVDAVEALQPAPGRMQQIGGQDAPMVVIDYAHTPDALEKTLQALRQVATERGGQLWCVFGCGGDRDPGKRPQMGAIAQAADQVVVTSDNPRSEEPGGIIAQIVAGMDKDHGGSWQAVEDRATAILVAVKNAGKQDVILLAGKGHEPYQEIKGRKMPFSDLDHATLALSARMTMMRTH
- the murG gene encoding undecaprenyldiphospho-muramoylpentapeptide beta-N-acetylglucosaminyltransferase gives rise to the protein MTQATPKRLMIMAAGTGGHIFPGIAIAQTMRARGWEVSWLGTAHGMEAELVPKAGIPMDTIDFAGLRGKGLKHTITGAFKMAASFATCRRILGQRAPNVVLGMGGYVTVPGGIMARARGVPLALVNADAALLLSNKTLAPLAQRVLFGFPADFGGAANKAVVTGNPVRQQILDLAAPAERFAGRSGPLRILVVGGSLGAKVLNDSVPAALALIDPALQPAVRPIVTHQSGKKNIDALRAAYAQAGVEATVVDFIDDMAAAYAQADLVICRAGAITVSELTAAGVASVLVPFVASTTSHQRDNALWMAGQKAAVYLPQGELNAQRLASLLQNTTRADCLEMAQAAAKVGKRDANEAIAQVLEQLAGQANNHET